A single region of the Austwickia chelonae genome encodes:
- a CDS encoding GntR family transcriptional regulator — MSATDRAYHDTRERIIDGRLGGGDIITEGQVSTALGVSRTPVREAFLRLQAEGFLELYPKRGAVVVPISPNEATSVSEARELIETFAITKLLTESDRAPQELVDSLWENVTEQSRHSRAKDLPAFTAADANFHLAIVAAAQNAHLTGLYAALRDRQKRITMTTSHKLPVDLDDIVEEHQRLVRFLEKGDLDPALGIVRARMRASRRESTRRR, encoded by the coding sequence ATGTCGGCCACCGATCGTGCTTATCACGACACGCGAGAGCGCATCATCGACGGCAGGCTCGGCGGCGGTGACATCATCACCGAAGGCCAGGTCTCCACAGCGCTCGGAGTCAGCCGAACTCCCGTACGAGAAGCTTTCCTCCGGCTACAGGCAGAGGGATTCCTCGAGCTCTATCCCAAGAGAGGCGCTGTCGTCGTCCCCATCTCGCCCAATGAGGCCACATCGGTCTCCGAAGCCCGAGAACTCATCGAGACCTTCGCCATCACCAAACTACTCACTGAAAGTGATCGAGCACCTCAAGAATTGGTCGACTCTCTCTGGGAGAACGTCACCGAACAGTCACGACACTCCCGCGCAAAAGACCTCCCCGCATTCACTGCAGCCGACGCGAACTTCCATCTAGCCATCGTCGCTGCCGCCCAGAATGCACACCTCACCGGACTTTATGCGGCGCTCCGCGACCGCCAGAAAAGAATCACCATGACCACCTCGCATAAATTGCCGGTCGACCTGGACGACATCGTAGAAGAACACCAACGACTCGTCCGGTTCCTCGAAAAAGGTGACCTCGACCCTGCCTTGGGCATCGTCCGTGCCCGCATGCGAGCCAGCCGCCGCGAATCCACCCGGCGCCGCTGA
- the flhA gene encoding flagellar biosynthesis protein FlhA — translation MKSNRLAQVGVPALIIGIVVMMVVPMPALLLDLLLVFNITLSILIMLVSLAVTKPLDFAIFPALLLIATLFRLAMNLAATRLVLLDGYAGKVIESFGHFVVGGSLVVGMVIFVILMVIQFVVITNGAGRVAEVAARFTLDAMPGKQMAVDADLNSGLIDEDEARRRRKEVAAEADFYGAMDGASKFVKGDAIAAIVITLVNLIGGLIIGVMQRGMAIGDAVSTYSLLSIGDGLVSQIPALLLSISTGLIVTRATTENDMGTDLLSQFARQRQAIILAGGAVIAVGLVPGLPKLPFLVIGGLAVLVGLRLTDASKEPEQVAVEQDLPREPQKDSPMAIAQDMRVEPLELELAYDLIDLVDTSSGGDLLDRVRALRRKLAQEIGIVVPLVRTRDNLDLPPRHYAIRVHGVEVARGQAPAGMVLAIGDELEGLPGMVTKEPVFGLDAKWVPAELREHVALANATVVDRSSVVTTHMAEVVRTYAAQLLGREDVKMLVDMVKQDHPAVIEELTPQPLTLGEIQRTLQALLDERVCIRDLVRIFEAMSLRAKASTDSDGLVEAARSALGAAIAMAHASDGRLPVITFDPMLEQRLLECLRAGDTGMFLMLDPVLSEHLALEAGRIAAESEAAGDPAVLVCAQPLRLPVRRLVEATSPRLPVLSYAELGGQLTLITAGVVNVQEVTAA, via the coding sequence GTGAAGTCGAACCGTTTAGCTCAGGTCGGCGTACCGGCGCTCATCATCGGGATCGTCGTGATGATGGTCGTGCCGATGCCGGCGCTGCTGCTCGACCTGCTGCTGGTCTTCAACATCACGTTGTCGATCCTGATCATGCTGGTGAGCTTGGCGGTGACGAAACCTCTGGATTTCGCGATCTTCCCGGCCTTGTTGTTGATCGCGACCTTGTTCCGGCTGGCGATGAACCTGGCAGCGACGCGGCTGGTCCTGTTGGACGGGTATGCAGGCAAGGTCATCGAGTCCTTCGGGCACTTCGTGGTCGGTGGTTCGCTCGTTGTCGGCATGGTCATCTTCGTGATCCTGATGGTGATCCAGTTCGTGGTCATCACCAACGGTGCCGGTCGGGTCGCCGAGGTCGCTGCCCGGTTCACCTTGGACGCGATGCCCGGTAAGCAGATGGCCGTGGACGCCGACCTGAACTCGGGGCTGATCGACGAGGACGAGGCCCGGCGTCGACGTAAGGAAGTCGCCGCCGAAGCGGACTTCTACGGTGCGATGGACGGCGCGTCGAAGTTCGTGAAGGGTGATGCCATCGCCGCAATCGTGATCACCTTGGTGAACTTGATCGGTGGTCTGATCATCGGCGTCATGCAGCGGGGGATGGCCATCGGCGACGCGGTGTCCACCTATTCGTTGTTGTCGATCGGCGACGGTCTGGTCTCGCAGATCCCCGCGCTGCTGCTGTCGATCTCCACCGGTCTGATCGTGACTCGAGCGACTACCGAGAACGACATGGGCACCGATCTGTTGTCCCAGTTCGCCAGACAGCGGCAGGCGATCATCCTGGCCGGTGGCGCGGTGATTGCGGTCGGTCTAGTTCCCGGGCTGCCCAAATTGCCCTTCCTGGTGATCGGTGGTCTGGCCGTATTGGTGGGATTGAGGCTGACTGACGCGTCGAAGGAACCCGAGCAGGTCGCCGTGGAACAGGATCTTCCTCGGGAGCCGCAGAAGGACAGTCCGATGGCGATCGCGCAGGACATGCGGGTGGAGCCCTTGGAGCTGGAACTGGCCTACGATCTCATCGATCTGGTGGACACCTCTTCCGGCGGTGACCTGCTGGACCGGGTTCGGGCGCTGCGTCGCAAACTGGCCCAGGAGATCGGCATCGTGGTGCCCTTGGTGCGCACCCGGGACAACCTGGATCTGCCACCGCGGCATTACGCCATCCGGGTGCACGGCGTCGAGGTCGCCCGCGGTCAGGCCCCGGCGGGCATGGTTCTGGCGATCGGTGACGAGTTGGAGGGCCTGCCGGGCATGGTCACCAAGGAGCCGGTTTTCGGGCTGGACGCCAAATGGGTGCCGGCCGAGCTGCGTGAGCATGTGGCGCTGGCCAATGCCACGGTGGTTGACCGCTCGTCGGTGGTGACCACGCACATGGCCGAGGTGGTGCGCACGTATGCGGCGCAGCTCTTGGGCCGCGAGGACGTGAAGATGCTGGTCGACATGGTCAAGCAGGACCACCCGGCGGTCATCGAGGAGTTGACTCCGCAACCGTTGACCTTGGGCGAGATCCAACGGACCTTGCAGGCTTTGCTGGACGAGCGGGTGTGCATCCGCGACTTGGTGCGCATCTTCGAGGCGATGTCCTTGCGGGCGAAGGCGAGCACCGATTCGGACGGGCTGGTGGAGGCCGCCCGGAGCGCGTTGGGCGCGGCGATCGCGATGGCGCACGCTTCGGACGGACGCCTACCGGTGATCACCTTCGACCCGATGTTGGAGCAGCGGTTGTTGGAGTGTCTGCGAGCCGGGGATACCGGGATGTTCCTGATGCTCGACCCGGTGCTCTCCGAGCACCTGGCGTTGGAAGCAGGACGGATCGCCGCCGAGAGCGAAGCAGCGGGTGACCCGGCGGTGCTGGTGTGTGCCCAGCCGTTGCGGCTTCCGGTGCGCCGTCTGGTGGAGGCCACGTCGCCTCGGCTTCCGGTGCTCTCCTATGCCGAACTGGGTGGCCAGCTCACCCTGATCACTGCAGGGGTGGTGAATGTCCAGGAAGTCACGGCAGCCTGA
- a CDS encoding EscU/YscU/HrcU family type III secretion system export apparatus switch protein codes for MAEDKHSKTEKPTPKRRKEAKDEGNVPKTQDLSAWLTVLAFVALGPYTVGSLKGVFTGLFRDGEALMKHPDVLQLEPVLLSAMWGFAKTVGPIAFACMFLGVMGHVVQGGLSVSSKRFKPKWKKLNPGPGLKNMFGMQGMWTLAKTLIKFVVFGTVAYMVMTGVVTSITGTGAWSLSSVVSVGTNSAMTILRMIAVTGLVIAAVDWIVEKRRIEKSLMMTKDEIKRESKMQEGDPHLKGAIKAKQREMGRRRMMAAVGESTVVMANPSHVAVALSYETGGGAPKVVAKGAGHLALRIREEAQAHDVPIVRDPITTRMLYKLCEVDQVIPPDLYDAIAQVIAFVFYLDEMGRASGEHDSPVENPYGEDLPDDLTDAALGIKDLSAEEEPDVGANRGGSQI; via the coding sequence GTGGCGGAGGACAAGCACAGTAAAACCGAGAAGCCCACCCCGAAGCGTCGTAAGGAGGCCAAGGACGAGGGCAATGTCCCGAAGACGCAGGACTTGTCGGCGTGGCTGACGGTTCTGGCCTTCGTTGCTCTGGGCCCGTACACGGTCGGTTCGTTGAAAGGGGTCTTCACGGGGTTGTTCCGCGACGGGGAAGCCTTGATGAAGCACCCTGACGTCCTGCAGTTGGAGCCGGTGTTGCTCTCGGCGATGTGGGGTTTCGCGAAGACGGTGGGGCCGATTGCTTTCGCCTGCATGTTCCTGGGGGTGATGGGGCATGTCGTGCAGGGTGGACTCTCGGTGTCGTCCAAACGTTTCAAGCCGAAGTGGAAGAAGCTGAACCCTGGCCCGGGTCTGAAGAACATGTTCGGGATGCAGGGCATGTGGACCTTGGCGAAGACGCTGATCAAGTTCGTGGTCTTCGGGACGGTTGCCTACATGGTGATGACGGGCGTGGTCACCTCGATCACGGGCACCGGGGCCTGGTCCTTGTCGAGCGTGGTCTCGGTGGGCACGAATTCGGCGATGACGATCCTGCGGATGATCGCGGTCACCGGTTTGGTGATCGCGGCGGTCGACTGGATCGTGGAGAAACGCCGCATCGAGAAGTCCTTGATGATGACGAAGGACGAGATCAAACGGGAATCGAAGATGCAGGAGGGTGATCCGCATCTGAAGGGTGCGATCAAGGCGAAACAGCGGGAGATGGGGCGTCGTCGCATGATGGCCGCGGTGGGAGAGTCCACCGTGGTCATGGCGAACCCGAGCCATGTGGCGGTGGCCCTGTCGTACGAGACGGGCGGCGGTGCCCCCAAGGTGGTGGCGAAAGGGGCCGGCCATCTGGCATTGCGTATCCGTGAGGAGGCACAGGCTCACGACGTCCCGATCGTGCGCGATCCGATCACGACCCGCATGTTGTACAAGCTGTGCGAAGTGGATCAGGTGATTCCTCCGGATCTGTACGACGCCATCGCCCAGGTCATCGCGTTCGTCTTCTATCTCGATGAGATGGGCAGGGCTTCGGGTGAGCATGACAGCCCGGTGGAGAACCCTTACGGCGAGGATCTTCCGGACGATCTCACCGATGCTGCGCTGGGTATCAAGGACCTTTCCGCGGAGGAGGAACCGGACGTGGGAGCGAACCGTGGGGGCTCTCAGATCTGA
- a CDS encoding flagellar biosynthetic protein FliR encodes MTGSAPMALDVSAPYDLLISHLLVMVRVLAFLVVAPPFNARTVPMRVKGAMAMAISLAIAPTVAGGATFTEMSSLVWAAAYHFLTGAFMGFTALMFFSAVQAAGDLVDLFSMFTMSQLLDPMSNTQSGVFGRIEYLIGTTLLVASGGHLVMMRGLLTSFHLAPVHPPQWGEVAQMAAANLSTFFVAAMEISGPIVVVLVLADLSLGLVSRAVPSLNIFQLAFPVKTVLTVALASVAVSLLPNAVSMLVGRVVEEMIPIDRFFGG; translated from the coding sequence ATGACCGGGTCGGCCCCGATGGCCTTGGACGTCTCGGCGCCCTACGACCTGTTGATCTCGCATCTGCTGGTCATGGTCCGTGTACTCGCTTTCCTGGTGGTGGCGCCGCCGTTCAACGCGAGGACGGTGCCGATGCGGGTGAAGGGTGCGATGGCGATGGCGATCTCCTTGGCGATCGCGCCGACCGTCGCCGGAGGCGCCACCTTCACCGAGATGTCCTCCTTGGTGTGGGCGGCGGCGTATCACTTCTTGACCGGCGCTTTCATGGGTTTCACCGCGTTGATGTTCTTCTCCGCGGTGCAGGCCGCAGGCGACCTGGTCGACCTGTTCAGCATGTTCACGATGAGCCAGCTGCTCGACCCGATGTCGAATACGCAGAGTGGTGTGTTCGGTCGGATCGAGTACCTGATCGGGACGACGTTGTTGGTGGCTTCAGGCGGTCATCTGGTGATGATGCGGGGGTTGTTGACCTCGTTCCACCTGGCTCCGGTCCATCCTCCGCAGTGGGGTGAGGTCGCGCAGATGGCGGCGGCGAATCTGAGCACTTTTTTTGTCGCGGCGATGGAGATCTCCGGGCCGATCGTGGTGGTGCTGGTGTTGGCGGACCTGTCGTTGGGTCTGGTCAGCAGGGCGGTGCCGAGTCTGAACATCTTCCAGTTGGCTTTCCCGGTGAAGACGGTGTTGACGGTGGCCCTGGCCAGTGTCGCGGTCTCCTTGCTGCCGAATGCGGTGTCGATGCTGGTCGGACGGGTGGTCGAGGAGATGATCCCGATCGATCGTTTCTTCGGGGGGTGA
- the fliQ gene encoding flagellar biosynthesis protein FliQ has protein sequence MTDNQVMYLGVQAMYLGAKVAGPILLVTLVIGFAISLIQAVTQVQEMTLTFVPKVIAVAFVLLLLGNWMMGEMVSFTRQIVLDLPAMLKT, from the coding sequence ATGACCGACAATCAGGTGATGTACCTGGGGGTCCAGGCGATGTATCTGGGCGCGAAGGTCGCCGGCCCGATCCTGTTGGTGACCTTGGTGATCGGTTTTGCGATCTCGTTGATCCAAGCGGTCACACAGGTGCAGGAGATGACGTTGACCTTCGTGCCGAAGGTGATCGCGGTGGCTTTCGTCCTGCTTCTGCTGGGCAACTGGATGATGGGGGAGATGGTCTCCTTCACCCGGCAGATCGTCCTCGACCTTCCGGCGATGTTGAAGACATGA
- the fliP gene encoding flagellar type III secretion system pore protein FliP (The bacterial flagellar biogenesis protein FliP forms a type III secretion system (T3SS)-type pore required for flagellar assembly.) translates to MSSSSAVTASMTGTPVGAVPASVMLPGLLPAPDPVVPTPTPPARPGEVKVSVDGGAAGRNQVVQIILLMTILSVAPSVLLLCTSFAKIAVVLSLTRNALGTPTIPPNQVLAGLALFLSLFVMSPVLSQMNEKGLQPYLNNQIELNVAVERGGEPLKLFMAEHTGDMELQTMIKMSRSEQPKNKADTDFKTLIPAFVLSELKSAFIIGFVIFIPFLVIDLVVGSVLMSMGMMMLPPVMISLPFKLLLFVMVDGWSLITTTLITSYR, encoded by the coding sequence GTGTCTTCGTCGTCGGCGGTCACTGCCTCGATGACCGGGACGCCGGTAGGTGCTGTTCCTGCGTCGGTGATGCTGCCGGGGTTGTTGCCCGCACCGGATCCGGTCGTGCCGACCCCGACCCCACCGGCACGGCCCGGTGAGGTGAAGGTCTCCGTCGACGGCGGTGCTGCGGGCCGTAACCAAGTGGTGCAGATCATCCTGTTGATGACGATCCTGTCGGTGGCGCCGTCGGTGCTGCTGTTGTGCACCTCGTTCGCGAAGATCGCCGTGGTGCTCTCGTTGACCCGTAACGCCCTGGGAACTCCGACGATCCCGCCGAACCAGGTCCTGGCAGGTCTGGCGCTCTTCTTGAGTCTGTTCGTGATGTCTCCGGTGCTGTCCCAGATGAACGAGAAGGGTCTGCAGCCGTATCTGAACAATCAGATCGAGCTGAATGTGGCGGTGGAGAGGGGCGGGGAGCCGCTGAAGCTCTTCATGGCCGAGCACACCGGTGACATGGAGTTGCAGACCATGATCAAGATGAGCCGGTCCGAGCAGCCGAAGAACAAGGCGGACACCGATTTCAAGACCTTGATCCCGGCTTTCGTGCTTTCCGAGCTGAAGAGCGCTTTCATCATCGGTTTCGTGATTTTCATCCCCTTCTTGGTGATCGACCTGGTGGTCGGCTCGGTCCTGATGAGTATGGGCATGATGATGCTGCCCCCGGTGATGATTTCGTTGCCCTTCAAACTGTTGCTCTTCGTCATGGTCGACGGGTGGTCCTTGATCACGACGACCTTGATCACGAGTTATCGATAG
- a CDS encoding FliO/MopB family protein: MNDASAVVLFLRMALSLAVVLALIVWAARVVNRRQGSLWRRPGVQVPMVVLNRIGLSRHAAVAVVEVGEEILVLGVTDTGMTLLSRIDPETLPSPEEDTGSTPGERGPLQPISSSTRSDGAVFAEAMRSAAGALARRSGFAGSGRDGGDGRHG, encoded by the coding sequence GTGAACGACGCATCAGCCGTCGTCCTCTTCCTCCGCATGGCCCTGTCCTTGGCCGTGGTCCTGGCGTTGATCGTGTGGGCTGCGCGAGTGGTGAACCGGCGGCAGGGTTCGTTGTGGCGTCGCCCCGGCGTACAGGTGCCGATGGTGGTGCTCAACAGGATCGGCCTTTCCCGCCATGCGGCGGTGGCGGTGGTGGAGGTCGGCGAGGAGATCCTGGTCCTGGGGGTCACCGACACGGGGATGACCTTGTTGTCCCGGATCGACCCGGAGACCTTGCCCTCGCCGGAGGAGGACACCGGCTCAACGCCCGGGGAACGAGGGCCACTCCAGCCCATCTCTTCCAGCACTCGCAGCGACGGTGCAGTGTTCGCTGAGGCGATGCGGTCAGCAGCCGGGGCACTGGCCCGTCGCAGTGGTTTCGCCGGGTCAGGTCGAGACGGAGGGGACGGACGTCATGGATGA
- the fliN gene encoding flagellar motor switch protein FliN, giving the protein MSSLNEELDTALMAAAGVLPSHFADSAELTLEPLSAIQATTLSLPGGAYGIECVVKDAGEVGTVILIVTGLVDHATGEILDRSEARTKWTEALSQALTALQEPLGAFKAGQIHMTDAFDALDKADECNVVGLFRGQTLAALLMTLPAKSTGQGAAAQLAAAIQAAEAEAADEEAGSDEDGPSEDTGAEATGQTAAPAAETESAAAAAGTAPGGGAPAGAMPGGDPGQQGVYVPPPPRDPHGPADAPSMTLAPLTGAFTYSVDPRRIDLLRDVMMGVSVELGRTRMPVQQILGLIPGSIIELDRAAGAPVDVLVNGKLIAHGEVVVVDEEFAVRISEICSPEGEGRVSA; this is encoded by the coding sequence ATGTCCTCCCTGAACGAAGAACTCGACACCGCCCTGATGGCTGCGGCCGGGGTGCTGCCGAGCCACTTCGCCGATTCGGCCGAGCTCACCCTGGAGCCGTTGTCAGCCATTCAGGCGACGACCCTGTCCCTGCCCGGCGGCGCCTACGGCATCGAATGCGTGGTCAAGGACGCCGGTGAGGTCGGTACGGTCATCCTGATCGTGACGGGACTGGTCGACCACGCTACCGGTGAGATCCTGGACCGGAGCGAAGCCCGCACCAAGTGGACCGAGGCCTTGAGCCAGGCCCTCACAGCACTGCAGGAACCCCTGGGCGCTTTCAAAGCCGGTCAGATCCACATGACCGACGCCTTCGACGCCTTGGACAAGGCCGACGAGTGCAATGTCGTCGGCCTGTTCCGGGGGCAGACCCTGGCCGCCTTGTTGATGACCCTGCCGGCGAAGTCCACCGGGCAGGGTGCTGCGGCCCAGCTGGCTGCGGCGATCCAGGCCGCCGAGGCCGAAGCCGCGGACGAAGAAGCAGGATCCGACGAGGACGGTCCGTCGGAGGACACCGGCGCGGAAGCTACCGGGCAGACAGCCGCACCGGCGGCCGAGACCGAATCGGCAGCGGCCGCAGCCGGCACGGCCCCCGGGGGCGGCGCACCGGCCGGTGCGATGCCTGGCGGCGACCCAGGGCAGCAAGGGGTCTACGTGCCTCCGCCGCCGCGTGACCCACACGGCCCGGCTGATGCTCCTTCGATGACTCTGGCCCCGTTGACCGGAGCTTTCACCTATTCGGTGGATCCACGACGGATCGACCTGCTGCGGGACGTCATGATGGGCGTCAGCGTCGAGCTGGGCCGGACCCGGATGCCGGTACAACAGATCCTCGGGCTCATCCCCGGCTCGATCATCGAACTGGACCGGGCAGCCGGTGCCCCGGTCGACGTCCTGGTCAACGGCAAGCTGATCGCCCACGGCGAGGTCGTCGTCGTCGACGAGGAGTTCGCCGTCCGAATCAGCGAGATCTGCAGCCCGGAGGGCGAGGGGCGGGTCAGCGCGTGA
- the fliM gene encoding flagellar motor switch protein FliM, whose amino-acid sequence MNGSTPALYDFRSPSRFSREQVRALQMVNETFARQMATVLSTTLRIVGHSALNNVEQVTYDNYSSNLPNPSLLAVVEFTPMGGDGVFQMPMNVVMSIIDRLLGGPGTDEQPSRALSDIEAGLIRNLVQRIVRELTYAFDTLAPVKATVQSLESDVQLLQLAPPQDPMVVSDFEIRIGDLVSSATLCMPVSTVAPVLDVLKAKPQELTGPQAAAAKALNERMHEVPVVVTVAFEPIQLTSSEVLDLQVGDVLPLRHPTNQPLTLSADGVPVGTAVPGSHGSRLACQIIAV is encoded by the coding sequence GTGAACGGCAGCACCCCAGCCCTCTACGACTTTCGCAGTCCGAGCCGGTTCAGTCGCGAACAGGTTCGTGCCCTGCAGATGGTCAACGAGACCTTCGCCCGGCAGATGGCGACGGTGCTGTCGACGACCCTGCGGATCGTCGGACATTCCGCGTTGAACAACGTCGAGCAGGTCACCTACGACAACTACTCGAGCAATCTGCCCAATCCGTCCTTGCTGGCGGTCGTCGAGTTCACCCCGATGGGTGGCGACGGCGTCTTCCAGATGCCGATGAATGTCGTGATGAGCATCATCGACCGCTTGTTGGGCGGTCCTGGCACCGACGAACAGCCCAGTCGAGCTCTGTCGGACATCGAAGCGGGACTGATCCGCAATCTGGTGCAACGGATCGTGCGGGAACTGACCTATGCCTTCGACACTCTGGCTCCGGTGAAAGCGACCGTGCAATCTCTGGAGTCCGATGTGCAGTTGTTGCAGCTGGCTCCGCCTCAGGACCCGATGGTGGTCTCCGATTTCGAGATCCGGATCGGTGACCTGGTCTCGTCGGCGACCTTGTGCATGCCGGTCTCGACGGTGGCACCCGTCCTGGACGTCCTCAAGGCCAAGCCGCAGGAACTGACCGGTCCGCAGGCGGCTGCGGCCAAAGCCCTGAACGAGCGCATGCACGAGGTCCCGGTGGTCGTGACCGTGGCTTTCGAACCGATCCAGCTGACCAGCAGCGAAGTGCTCGACCTACAGGTCGGTGACGTCCTGCCGCTGAGGCATCCCACCAACCAGCCGTTGACCCTTTCCGCGGACGGGGTCCCGGTCGGCACCGCTGTCCCCGGAAGCCACGGCAGCCGACTGGCCTGCCAGATCATCGCTGTCTGA
- a CDS encoding flagellar basal body-associated FliL family protein, which yields MSKDQDATPAEGGAAKGGGKKMIIIIAVTALVVMAAAGLVFKMVLGPKEPPKDLTKEPGAVVALPEDMTLNLSDGKYLKMKLALQLSEDATQKAGGEKALKAFDGSKARDAAIGILGHYTMDQLLKPENKEKAQETLTKEVKERYEGKVIKVYFTDFVMQ from the coding sequence ATGTCAAAGGATCAGGACGCCACCCCTGCCGAGGGTGGAGCTGCCAAGGGCGGCGGCAAGAAGATGATCATCATCATTGCGGTGACGGCCCTGGTGGTGATGGCTGCTGCCGGGCTCGTCTTCAAGATGGTGTTGGGCCCGAAAGAGCCGCCGAAGGATCTGACGAAGGAACCCGGCGCGGTCGTGGCCTTGCCCGAAGACATGACATTGAACCTCTCCGACGGCAAATACCTGAAGATGAAGCTGGCTCTGCAGCTCTCCGAGGACGCCACGCAGAAGGCCGGCGGGGAGAAGGCCTTGAAGGCCTTCGACGGCTCGAAAGCAAGGGATGCCGCGATCGGGATCCTGGGACATTACACGATGGATCAGCTCCTGAAACCGGAGAACAAGGAGAAGGCCCAGGAGACGTTGACCAAAGAGGTCAAGGAACGCTACGAGGGCAAGGTCATCAAGGTCTACTTCACTGATTTCGTGATGCAGTGA
- a CDS encoding OmpA family protein, whose amino-acid sequence MARKKKAPEPEPHANHERWMISYADMLTLLLALFIVMFAVSKVDQAKFLQFAQGANQAFGGSGSVVLNGQGGSNAGSDGIMKAQKPPNPDGAQQLDPQKAAQMIAAEQARQKAQTDQKDRLEQLKKQIDQELSGKGLKDAVQMNVDERGLVVNIITDKVLFETGQAALRPAGTQVLDLIAPTIKNLPNRLTVEGHTDNVPIRSGAFRSNWELSQARAASVLQRLIADGLPETRVALAAYGEQRPIDTNDTEQGRSRNRRVAVVVLADVAQPLTPSTPIASPLPVTSPSGTPSH is encoded by the coding sequence ATGGCGAGGAAGAAGAAAGCACCCGAGCCGGAGCCCCACGCCAATCACGAGCGATGGATGATCTCCTACGCCGACATGCTCACCCTGCTCCTGGCCCTGTTCATCGTGATGTTCGCGGTCAGCAAGGTCGACCAGGCCAAGTTCCTCCAGTTCGCCCAGGGCGCCAACCAGGCCTTCGGCGGTTCCGGATCGGTCGTCCTGAACGGTCAGGGCGGCAGCAACGCCGGCTCCGACGGGATCATGAAGGCGCAGAAGCCGCCCAACCCCGACGGTGCCCAGCAGCTCGATCCGCAGAAGGCCGCCCAGATGATCGCCGCCGAGCAGGCTCGTCAGAAGGCTCAGACCGATCAGAAGGATCGTCTGGAGCAGCTCAAGAAGCAGATCGACCAGGAGCTGTCCGGCAAAGGTCTGAAGGATGCCGTGCAGATGAATGTCGACGAGCGCGGCCTGGTGGTCAACATCATCACCGACAAGGTGCTCTTCGAGACAGGACAAGCCGCATTGCGGCCAGCCGGGACCCAAGTCCTCGACCTGATCGCGCCGACGATCAAGAACCTGCCGAATCGGCTCACCGTGGAAGGTCATACGGACAATGTGCCGATCCGCAGCGGAGCCTTCCGATCGAACTGGGAACTCTCCCAGGCCCGGGCGGCGAGCGTCCTGCAACGCCTCATCGCCGATGGTCTCCCCGAGACCAGGGTTGCTCTGGCCGCTTACGGCGAGCAGCGTCCGATCGACACGAATGACACCGAACAGGGGCGTTCCCGCAACCGTCGGGTCGCTGTCGTGGTCCTGGCCGATGTGGCGCAGCCCTTGACGCCGTCGACCCCTATCGCTTCACCCTTACCGGTCACCTCGCCAAGCGGAACCCCTTCCCACTAG
- a CDS encoding motility protein A — translation MDLGTLIGVGVVTIAVFVTALLDGVSISHLLLPAPLVLIFVGTFGAAAGGLLLSEYATALKGLQRAFAGKAPDGSELVDVIVKMADRARREGLLALEDMAKEIDDPLLKEGIQMTVDGTDAAEIEELLMMRIDAKKDQDKIGVAFYEAMGGYAPTIGVVGAVLGLIHALGNLDDVAALGEMIASAFVATMWGVFVANAVWLPVSAKLKRISQLEVKNMEMIVEGVLAVAAGTSPRVVEQKLRSSLPASAGAKSKDAKAA, via the coding sequence GTGGATCTAGGAACCCTCATCGGTGTCGGTGTCGTCACCATCGCCGTCTTCGTCACCGCGCTGTTGGACGGCGTGTCCATCAGCCACCTGCTGCTACCAGCGCCCCTGGTGCTCATCTTCGTCGGCACCTTCGGTGCAGCCGCCGGTGGCCTTCTTCTCTCGGAGTACGCGACCGCACTCAAAGGCCTGCAACGAGCCTTCGCAGGTAAAGCACCTGACGGCAGCGAGCTCGTCGACGTCATCGTGAAGATGGCCGACCGGGCTCGACGCGAAGGCCTCCTCGCTCTGGAGGACATGGCCAAGGAGATCGACGACCCCCTCCTCAAAGAGGGCATCCAGATGACCGTCGACGGCACCGACGCCGCGGAGATCGAAGAACTCCTGATGATGCGCATCGATGCGAAGAAGGACCAGGACAAGATCGGCGTCGCCTTCTACGAGGCGATGGGTGGTTATGCCCCCACCATCGGTGTGGTCGGTGCCGTCCTCGGTCTGATCCACGCCCTGGGCAACCTGGACGACGTCGCCGCACTGGGCGAGATGATCGCCTCCGCCTTCGTCGCCACCATGTGGGGTGTCTTCGTCGCCAACGCCGTCTGGCTGCCCGTCTCCGCGAAGCTCAAGCGGATCAGCCAGCTCGAAGTGAAGAACATGGAGATGATCGTCGAGGGTGTCCTCGCGGTCGCCGCCGGTACTTCTCCGCGGGTCGTCGAGCAGAAACTGCGCTCCTCGCTGCCGGCCTCGGCCGGGGCGAAGAGCAAGGACGCGAAGGCGGCCTGA